The following are encoded in a window of Oncorhynchus keta strain PuntledgeMale-10-30-2019 chromosome 10, Oket_V2, whole genome shotgun sequence genomic DNA:
- the LOC118371488 gene encoding osteocalcin 2a isoform X2 codes for MKSLTLLTICAILSVSLSMNDLALDVVLDPAPDPATEPAPAADSSASSSASSSSSSASDSSASASDSSDSDSSSAYSSSSSSESASAEAEDPAAATEPEVIMKRDLATVLLRRKRAAGQAAAAFTLTQVESLSEMCELNLACEHMAETAGIVAAYTAYYGPPPF; via the exons ATGAAGTCTCTGACTCTCCTGACCATTTGTGCCattctgtcggtctctctgtccATGAACG ATCTGGCTCTTGATGTGGTTCTCGATCCTGCTCCTGACCCTGCCACTGAACCAGCACCAGCCGCAGACTCCTCCGCATCTTCATcagcttcctcctcttcctcctcggcTTCCGACTCATCAGCCTCTGCCTCAGACTCCTCGGACTCAGACTCTTCCTCAGCCTATTCCTCGTCTTCTTCTTCAGAGTCAGCTAGTGCTGAAG CAGAGGACCCAGCTGCAGCTACAGAGCCAGAAGTGATTATGAAGAGAGACCTGGCCACAGTGTTGTTGAGGAGGAAGAGGGCGGCTGGACAAGCAGCTGCTGCCTTCACCCTCACCCAGGTGGAGAG TCTAAGTGAGATGTGCGAGCTCAACCTGGCCTGTGAGCACATGGCGGAGACAGCAGGCATCGTTGCAGCATACACCGCATACTATGGACCACCTCCCTTCTAA
- the LOC118377735 gene encoding target of Myb1 membrane trafficking protein-like isoform X4, translating to MEFLIGSPFSSPVGQRIERATSAALHAEDWALNMEICDIINETDEGPKDAVKAIKKRIVGNKSFMEIMLALTVLEACVKNCGHRFHVLVASQDFVEGVLVRAILPKNNPPTTLHDRVLSLIQAWADAFRSSPSLKGVVCVYEDLRRRGLEFPMTDLDALSPIHTPLRSIPENDSSVTVPAPPPQSQTPRGPAASSPTQAALTAVPPQLSDGPISISPEQAQKLRVDLALVRGNLTVMTEMLNQLTPGQSLQEDSELLQQLYQVCREMQSRVVELIPRLLDEGLIEELLVVNDDLNNAFIRYDRFDRLNKAQRTATEQTPARANLIDLSPVPQSLSQPATTSAAASQPAFSAPSNQRQAANHSAPEEDEFDMFAQTRGSSLADQRKSMRYEDPGAVEGLAGALDTRLQVTGAIPSSKPGPKNSTLGDIDRWLSADTETQPEAGDREGLTSEEFDKFLEERAKVADHIPSTHSLPPVSSRPPPQSAQPQESSHDQLFSL from the exons ATGGAGTTTCTCATAGGAAgccccttctcttctcctgttGGACAACGAATTG AACGAGCCACCAGCGCCGCGCTGCATGCAGAGGACTGGGCCCTTAACATGGAGATATGTGACATCATCAACGAGACAGACGAAGG ACCCAAAGATGCAGTCAAAGCCATAAAGAAGAGGATTGTTGGTAATAAGAGCTTCATGGAGATCATGTTGGCTTTGACA GTTCTGGAGGCATGTGTAAAGAACTGTGGCCACCGGTTCCATGTTCTAGTGGCGTCCCAGGACTTTGTGGAGGGGGTTCTGGTCCGAGCCATCCTGCCCAAGAACAACCCTCCCACCACCCTACACGACCGGGTGCTGAGCCTCATACAG gCGTGGGCCGATGCGTTCCGTAGCTCTCCCTCTCTAAAaggtgtggtctgtgtgtatgaGGATCTGAGGAGGCGGGGCCTGGAGTTCCCTATGACCGACCTGGACGCCCTCTCCCCCATCCACACCCCCCTCAGG AGCATTCCAGAGAACGACTCCTCTGTTACAGTGCCAGCTCCACCACCTCAGAGTCAGACTCCCCGTGGCCCTGCTGCCTCGTCCCCTACCCAGGCTGCACTGACTGCCGTGCCCCCACAACTCAGCGATGgacccatctctatctctcctgaACAG GCCCAGAAGCTGAGAGTTGACCTGGCTCTGGTCAGGGGGAACCTGACTGTGATGACTGAGATGTTGAACCAGTTGACGCCTGGACAGAGCCTGCAGGAGGACTCGGAGCTACTGCAG CAGTTGTACCAGGTGTGCAGAGAGATGCAGAGCCGTGTGGTGGAGCTGATCCCCAGGCTGCTGGACGAGGGCCTCATAGAGGAGCTGCTGGTCGTCAACGATGACTTAAACAATGCCTTTATCCGCTACGACCG GTTTGACAGACTCAATAAGGCCCAGAGAACAGCTACAGAGCAG ACTCCTGCCAGGGCCAACCTCATTGACCTCAGCCCTGTGCCCCAGTCCCTCAGCCAACCAGCAACCACCTCTGCGGCCGCCAGCCAACCCGCATTCAGCGCTCCCTCCAATCAGAGGCAGGCAGCCAACCACA GTGCACCAGAGGAGGATGAGTTTGACATGTTTGCCCAGACCAGGGGCAGCTCTCTGGCCGATCAGAGGAAGAG tatgcGGTACGAGGACCCAGGAGCAGTGGAAGGACTGGCTGGAGCCCTGGACACCAGGTTACAGGTCACTGGAGCG atTCCTTCGTCTAAGCCTGGCCCTAAGAACTCCACCCTGGGAGACATTGACAGATGGCTGTCTGCGGACACAGAAACA CAACCAGAGGCTGGGGACAGGGAAGGGCTGACCAGTGAGG agTTTGACAAGTTTCTGGAGGAAAGGGCGAAGGTGGCCGACCACATTCCCTCAACACACAGCCTGCCCCCCGTCTCGTCCAGGCCCCCGCCTCAATCCGCCCAGCCACAGGAGAGCTCCCATGACCAGCTTTTCTCACTCTGA
- the LOC118377735 gene encoding target of Myb1 membrane trafficking protein-like isoform X1, which translates to MEFLIGSPFSSPVGQRIERATSAALHAEDWALNMEICDIINETDEGPKDAVKAIKKRIVGNKSFMEIMLALTVLEACVKNCGHRFHVLVASQDFVEGVLVRAILPKNNPPTTLHDRVLSLIQAWADAFRSSPSLKGVVCVYEDLRRRGLEFPMTDLDALSPIHTPLRSIPENDSSVTVPAPPPQSQTPRGPAASSPTQAALTAVPPQLSDGPISISPEQAQKLRVDLALVRGNLTVMTEMLNQLTPGQSLQEDSELLQQLYQVCREMQSRVVELIPRLLDEGLIEELLVVNDDLNNAFIRYDRFDRLNKAQRTATEQQTPARANLIDLSPVPQSLSQPATTSAAASQPAFSAPSNQRQAANHTCLCASGAPEEDEFDMFAQTRGSSLADQRKSMRYEDPGAVEGLAGALDTRLQVTGAIPSSKPGPKNSTLGDIDRWLSADTETQPEAGDREGLTSEEFDKFLEERAKVADHIPSTHSLPPVSSRPPPQSAQPQESSHDQLFSL; encoded by the exons ATGGAGTTTCTCATAGGAAgccccttctcttctcctgttGGACAACGAATTG AACGAGCCACCAGCGCCGCGCTGCATGCAGAGGACTGGGCCCTTAACATGGAGATATGTGACATCATCAACGAGACAGACGAAGG ACCCAAAGATGCAGTCAAAGCCATAAAGAAGAGGATTGTTGGTAATAAGAGCTTCATGGAGATCATGTTGGCTTTGACA GTTCTGGAGGCATGTGTAAAGAACTGTGGCCACCGGTTCCATGTTCTAGTGGCGTCCCAGGACTTTGTGGAGGGGGTTCTGGTCCGAGCCATCCTGCCCAAGAACAACCCTCCCACCACCCTACACGACCGGGTGCTGAGCCTCATACAG gCGTGGGCCGATGCGTTCCGTAGCTCTCCCTCTCTAAAaggtgtggtctgtgtgtatgaGGATCTGAGGAGGCGGGGCCTGGAGTTCCCTATGACCGACCTGGACGCCCTCTCCCCCATCCACACCCCCCTCAGG AGCATTCCAGAGAACGACTCCTCTGTTACAGTGCCAGCTCCACCACCTCAGAGTCAGACTCCCCGTGGCCCTGCTGCCTCGTCCCCTACCCAGGCTGCACTGACTGCCGTGCCCCCACAACTCAGCGATGgacccatctctatctctcctgaACAG GCCCAGAAGCTGAGAGTTGACCTGGCTCTGGTCAGGGGGAACCTGACTGTGATGACTGAGATGTTGAACCAGTTGACGCCTGGACAGAGCCTGCAGGAGGACTCGGAGCTACTGCAG CAGTTGTACCAGGTGTGCAGAGAGATGCAGAGCCGTGTGGTGGAGCTGATCCCCAGGCTGCTGGACGAGGGCCTCATAGAGGAGCTGCTGGTCGTCAACGATGACTTAAACAATGCCTTTATCCGCTACGACCG GTTTGACAGACTCAATAAGGCCCAGAGAACAGCTACAGAGCAG CAGACTCCTGCCAGGGCCAACCTCATTGACCTCAGCCCTGTGCCCCAGTCCCTCAGCCAACCAGCAACCACCTCTGCGGCCGCCAGCCAACCCGCATTCAGCGCTCCCTCCAATCAGAGGCAGGCAGCCAACCACA CCTGTCTCTGTGCGTCAGGTGCACCAGAGGAGGATGAGTTTGACATGTTTGCCCAGACCAGGGGCAGCTCTCTGGCCGATCAGAGGAAGAG tatgcGGTACGAGGACCCAGGAGCAGTGGAAGGACTGGCTGGAGCCCTGGACACCAGGTTACAGGTCACTGGAGCG atTCCTTCGTCTAAGCCTGGCCCTAAGAACTCCACCCTGGGAGACATTGACAGATGGCTGTCTGCGGACACAGAAACA CAACCAGAGGCTGGGGACAGGGAAGGGCTGACCAGTGAGG agTTTGACAAGTTTCTGGAGGAAAGGGCGAAGGTGGCCGACCACATTCCCTCAACACACAGCCTGCCCCCCGTCTCGTCCAGGCCCCCGCCTCAATCCGCCCAGCCACAGGAGAGCTCCCATGACCAGCTTTTCTCACTCTGA
- the LOC118377733 gene encoding mpv17-like protein, with protein sequence MRKAFIKHVKKFPWFTNVTLYGCLFAGGDFVHQLFSRNEKMDWRHTRNVAVVAFSFHGNFNFFWMRFLERRFPGNSVRMVVRKLFLDQTTAAPLATSVFYTGVSFLEGKEDIFQDWREKFLNTYKTGLMFWPFMQFLNFSMVPLYMRTTFAGCCAFVWATFLCFSRQSGDGTANAAIAWMFTPKQDRTTEPEAEKLGPKVDQTGPKLGTEGPKPENPSPKEETQTPTVKQDDQA encoded by the exons ATGAGAAAGGCATTCATAAAACACGTCAAAAAGTTTCCGTGGTTTACCAACGTAACCCTCTACGGTTGCCTGTTTGCCGGTGGGGATTTCGTTCACCAGTTGTTCTCGCGCAATGAAAAAATGGACTGGAGGCATACACGCAATGTGGCAGTGGTCGCTTTCAGTTTCCATGGCAACTTTAACTTCTTCTGGATGCGGTTTTTGGAGCGCAGATTTCCCGGGAATTCGGTCAGGATGGTTGTGCGTAAACTTTTCTTGGACCAGACCACAGCTGCTCCTCTGGCCACTAGTGTATTCTACACAG GGGTGAGTTTCTTAGAGGGCAAAGAGGACATTTTCCAGGACTGGAGGGAGAAGTTCCTGAATACATATAAG ACTGGACTCATGTTCTGGCCATTCATGCAG tTCCTGAACTTTTCCATGGTGCCTCTGTACATGCGGACCACCTTCGCAGGGTGCTGTGCCTTTGTCTGGGCCACCTTCCTGTGTTTCTCACGTCAGAGTGGGGACGGCACGGCTAACGCCGCCATCGCATGGATGTTTACTCCAAAACAGGATAGGACGACAGAGCCTGAAGCGGAGAAACTAGGGCCCAAAGTGGACCAGACAGGGCCCAAACTAGGCACAGAAGGACCCAAACCGGAGAACCCAAGCCCCAAAGAGGAGACACAAACACCCACTGTTAAGCAGGATGACCAAGCATGA
- the LOC118371488 gene encoding osteocalcin 2a isoform X1, whose protein sequence is MKSLTLLTICAILSVSLSMNDLALDVVLDPAPDPATEPAPAADSSASSSASSSSSSASDSSASASDSSDSDSSSAYSSSSSSESASAEATAEDPAAATEPEVIMKRDLATVLLRRKRAAGQAAAAFTLTQVESLSEMCELNLACEHMAETAGIVAAYTAYYGPPPF, encoded by the exons ATGAAGTCTCTGACTCTCCTGACCATTTGTGCCattctgtcggtctctctgtccATGAACG ATCTGGCTCTTGATGTGGTTCTCGATCCTGCTCCTGACCCTGCCACTGAACCAGCACCAGCCGCAGACTCCTCCGCATCTTCATcagcttcctcctcttcctcctcggcTTCCGACTCATCAGCCTCTGCCTCAGACTCCTCGGACTCAGACTCTTCCTCAGCCTATTCCTCGTCTTCTTCTTCAGAGTCAGCTAGTGCTGAAG ctaCAGCAGAGGACCCAGCTGCAGCTACAGAGCCAGAAGTGATTATGAAGAGAGACCTGGCCACAGTGTTGTTGAGGAGGAAGAGGGCGGCTGGACAAGCAGCTGCTGCCTTCACCCTCACCCAGGTGGAGAG TCTAAGTGAGATGTGCGAGCTCAACCTGGCCTGTGAGCACATGGCGGAGACAGCAGGCATCGTTGCAGCATACACCGCATACTATGGACCACCTCCCTTCTAA
- the LOC118377735 gene encoding target of Myb1 membrane trafficking protein-like isoform X2 gives MEFLIGSPFSSPVGQRIERATSAALHAEDWALNMEICDIINETDEGPKDAVKAIKKRIVGNKSFMEIMLALTVLEACVKNCGHRFHVLVASQDFVEGVLVRAILPKNNPPTTLHDRVLSLIQAWADAFRSSPSLKGVVCVYEDLRRRGLEFPMTDLDALSPIHTPLRSIPENDSSVTVPAPPPQSQTPRGPAASSPTQAALTAVPPQLSDGPISISPEQAQKLRVDLALVRGNLTVMTEMLNQLTPGQSLQEDSELLQQLYQVCREMQSRVVELIPRLLDEGLIEELLVVNDDLNNAFIRYDRFDRLNKAQRTATEQTPARANLIDLSPVPQSLSQPATTSAAASQPAFSAPSNQRQAANHTCLCASGAPEEDEFDMFAQTRGSSLADQRKSMRYEDPGAVEGLAGALDTRLQVTGAIPSSKPGPKNSTLGDIDRWLSADTETQPEAGDREGLTSEEFDKFLEERAKVADHIPSTHSLPPVSSRPPPQSAQPQESSHDQLFSL, from the exons ATGGAGTTTCTCATAGGAAgccccttctcttctcctgttGGACAACGAATTG AACGAGCCACCAGCGCCGCGCTGCATGCAGAGGACTGGGCCCTTAACATGGAGATATGTGACATCATCAACGAGACAGACGAAGG ACCCAAAGATGCAGTCAAAGCCATAAAGAAGAGGATTGTTGGTAATAAGAGCTTCATGGAGATCATGTTGGCTTTGACA GTTCTGGAGGCATGTGTAAAGAACTGTGGCCACCGGTTCCATGTTCTAGTGGCGTCCCAGGACTTTGTGGAGGGGGTTCTGGTCCGAGCCATCCTGCCCAAGAACAACCCTCCCACCACCCTACACGACCGGGTGCTGAGCCTCATACAG gCGTGGGCCGATGCGTTCCGTAGCTCTCCCTCTCTAAAaggtgtggtctgtgtgtatgaGGATCTGAGGAGGCGGGGCCTGGAGTTCCCTATGACCGACCTGGACGCCCTCTCCCCCATCCACACCCCCCTCAGG AGCATTCCAGAGAACGACTCCTCTGTTACAGTGCCAGCTCCACCACCTCAGAGTCAGACTCCCCGTGGCCCTGCTGCCTCGTCCCCTACCCAGGCTGCACTGACTGCCGTGCCCCCACAACTCAGCGATGgacccatctctatctctcctgaACAG GCCCAGAAGCTGAGAGTTGACCTGGCTCTGGTCAGGGGGAACCTGACTGTGATGACTGAGATGTTGAACCAGTTGACGCCTGGACAGAGCCTGCAGGAGGACTCGGAGCTACTGCAG CAGTTGTACCAGGTGTGCAGAGAGATGCAGAGCCGTGTGGTGGAGCTGATCCCCAGGCTGCTGGACGAGGGCCTCATAGAGGAGCTGCTGGTCGTCAACGATGACTTAAACAATGCCTTTATCCGCTACGACCG GTTTGACAGACTCAATAAGGCCCAGAGAACAGCTACAGAGCAG ACTCCTGCCAGGGCCAACCTCATTGACCTCAGCCCTGTGCCCCAGTCCCTCAGCCAACCAGCAACCACCTCTGCGGCCGCCAGCCAACCCGCATTCAGCGCTCCCTCCAATCAGAGGCAGGCAGCCAACCACA CCTGTCTCTGTGCGTCAGGTGCACCAGAGGAGGATGAGTTTGACATGTTTGCCCAGACCAGGGGCAGCTCTCTGGCCGATCAGAGGAAGAG tatgcGGTACGAGGACCCAGGAGCAGTGGAAGGACTGGCTGGAGCCCTGGACACCAGGTTACAGGTCACTGGAGCG atTCCTTCGTCTAAGCCTGGCCCTAAGAACTCCACCCTGGGAGACATTGACAGATGGCTGTCTGCGGACACAGAAACA CAACCAGAGGCTGGGGACAGGGAAGGGCTGACCAGTGAGG agTTTGACAAGTTTCTGGAGGAAAGGGCGAAGGTGGCCGACCACATTCCCTCAACACACAGCCTGCCCCCCGTCTCGTCCAGGCCCCCGCCTCAATCCGCCCAGCCACAGGAGAGCTCCCATGACCAGCTTTTCTCACTCTGA
- the LOC118377735 gene encoding target of Myb1 membrane trafficking protein-like isoform X3 — protein sequence MEFLIGSPFSSPVGQRIERATSAALHAEDWALNMEICDIINETDEGPKDAVKAIKKRIVGNKSFMEIMLALTVLEACVKNCGHRFHVLVASQDFVEGVLVRAILPKNNPPTTLHDRVLSLIQAWADAFRSSPSLKGVVCVYEDLRRRGLEFPMTDLDALSPIHTPLRSIPENDSSVTVPAPPPQSQTPRGPAASSPTQAALTAVPPQLSDGPISISPEQAQKLRVDLALVRGNLTVMTEMLNQLTPGQSLQEDSELLQQLYQVCREMQSRVVELIPRLLDEGLIEELLVVNDDLNNAFIRYDRFDRLNKAQRTATEQQTPARANLIDLSPVPQSLSQPATTSAAASQPAFSAPSNQRQAANHSAPEEDEFDMFAQTRGSSLADQRKSMRYEDPGAVEGLAGALDTRLQVTGAIPSSKPGPKNSTLGDIDRWLSADTETQPEAGDREGLTSEEFDKFLEERAKVADHIPSTHSLPPVSSRPPPQSAQPQESSHDQLFSL from the exons ATGGAGTTTCTCATAGGAAgccccttctcttctcctgttGGACAACGAATTG AACGAGCCACCAGCGCCGCGCTGCATGCAGAGGACTGGGCCCTTAACATGGAGATATGTGACATCATCAACGAGACAGACGAAGG ACCCAAAGATGCAGTCAAAGCCATAAAGAAGAGGATTGTTGGTAATAAGAGCTTCATGGAGATCATGTTGGCTTTGACA GTTCTGGAGGCATGTGTAAAGAACTGTGGCCACCGGTTCCATGTTCTAGTGGCGTCCCAGGACTTTGTGGAGGGGGTTCTGGTCCGAGCCATCCTGCCCAAGAACAACCCTCCCACCACCCTACACGACCGGGTGCTGAGCCTCATACAG gCGTGGGCCGATGCGTTCCGTAGCTCTCCCTCTCTAAAaggtgtggtctgtgtgtatgaGGATCTGAGGAGGCGGGGCCTGGAGTTCCCTATGACCGACCTGGACGCCCTCTCCCCCATCCACACCCCCCTCAGG AGCATTCCAGAGAACGACTCCTCTGTTACAGTGCCAGCTCCACCACCTCAGAGTCAGACTCCCCGTGGCCCTGCTGCCTCGTCCCCTACCCAGGCTGCACTGACTGCCGTGCCCCCACAACTCAGCGATGgacccatctctatctctcctgaACAG GCCCAGAAGCTGAGAGTTGACCTGGCTCTGGTCAGGGGGAACCTGACTGTGATGACTGAGATGTTGAACCAGTTGACGCCTGGACAGAGCCTGCAGGAGGACTCGGAGCTACTGCAG CAGTTGTACCAGGTGTGCAGAGAGATGCAGAGCCGTGTGGTGGAGCTGATCCCCAGGCTGCTGGACGAGGGCCTCATAGAGGAGCTGCTGGTCGTCAACGATGACTTAAACAATGCCTTTATCCGCTACGACCG GTTTGACAGACTCAATAAGGCCCAGAGAACAGCTACAGAGCAG CAGACTCCTGCCAGGGCCAACCTCATTGACCTCAGCCCTGTGCCCCAGTCCCTCAGCCAACCAGCAACCACCTCTGCGGCCGCCAGCCAACCCGCATTCAGCGCTCCCTCCAATCAGAGGCAGGCAGCCAACCACA GTGCACCAGAGGAGGATGAGTTTGACATGTTTGCCCAGACCAGGGGCAGCTCTCTGGCCGATCAGAGGAAGAG tatgcGGTACGAGGACCCAGGAGCAGTGGAAGGACTGGCTGGAGCCCTGGACACCAGGTTACAGGTCACTGGAGCG atTCCTTCGTCTAAGCCTGGCCCTAAGAACTCCACCCTGGGAGACATTGACAGATGGCTGTCTGCGGACACAGAAACA CAACCAGAGGCTGGGGACAGGGAAGGGCTGACCAGTGAGG agTTTGACAAGTTTCTGGAGGAAAGGGCGAAGGTGGCCGACCACATTCCCTCAACACACAGCCTGCCCCCCGTCTCGTCCAGGCCCCCGCCTCAATCCGCCCAGCCACAGGAGAGCTCCCATGACCAGCTTTTCTCACTCTGA